One segment of Panicum virgatum strain AP13 chromosome 1K, P.virgatum_v5, whole genome shotgun sequence DNA contains the following:
- the LOC120669940 gene encoding uncharacterized protein LOC120669940, with the protein MSMCDMANKLKTLDMAISDGFLVHFIMTSLPVQYSPFKISYNTQKATWSMAELISYCVEEEERQKAERMKDAVNMVSERFGRVSMSNTPKHQAESGSSRQHKRKFKGHKSKAVSHKKTSNERLCKFCKSPKHEQKDCHGFKEWLKNKGIQFDPNYKRGGAKSKSG; encoded by the exons ATGagcatgtgtgacatggcaaatAAGCTGAAGACACTGGATATGGCTATCTCTGATGGTTTTCTGGTGCACTTCATCATGACTTCTCTGCCAGTACAGTACAGTCCCTTCAAAATAAGCTACAACACTCAGAAGGCGACTTGGAGCATGGCTGAGCTCATTAGCTACtgtgttgaggaagaagaaaggcagaaagctgagaggatgaaggatgctgtcaacatggtcagcgagcgctttgggcgtgttagcatgagcaacactcctaagcatcaggctgaatctggcagcagcaggcagcataagagaaagtttaagggccataagagcaaggccgtgtcacataagaagacctctaatgagaggctgtgcaagttctgcaagtcacctaaacatgagcagaaggattgccatggatttaaggagtggcttaagaacaaag GTATTCAGTTCGATCCGAACTATAAGAGAGGGGGAGCGAAGTCTAAGAGTGGCTGA